ATTCGGCGGACCTACGAGGATTGCTACTCGGTGAGGATGATATTTCGGGGGTTTCGGGTTTGGGTCGACGAGCGAGACGTGTCGCTCGACTCGGCGTACAAGAAGGAACTGCAAAGCGTGTTATCGGGCGAGAACAACGGCAACAAGAACAGCAAGAACCACAGCAATCTGGTGACTCTGCCGCAGGTTTTCATCAGAGGGAAGCATATCGGAGGAGCCGAGACGGTCAAGCACTTGTTCGAAACCGGCGAGCTGGCGAAACTGCTCGAAGGGTTTCCGGTTCAGAAACTCGGGTTCAGCTTCGGCTGCGACAGCTGTGGCGATGTCCGGTTCGCGCCGTGCACGAACTGCAATGGGAGTAGGAAGGTGTTCgatgaagaagaagacagaGTCCAGAGATGCTTGGAATGCAATGAAAATGGTTTGATTCGGTGCCCGGATTGTagttcttgaaaaaaaaaatttgaaaaatttggatttggaattgcattgttgtttataaataaatgtgaagaagaagaaagaaaga
This genomic stretch from Quercus robur chromosome 4, dhQueRobu3.1, whole genome shotgun sequence harbors:
- the LOC126723637 gene encoding uncharacterized protein At5g39865-like, yielding MAEFENSVEFSGKSKPSATGSFFFNRSLTLNPSITAAADSSPKSHHQTGLDRSGSGSFNKFYSSFESVRSASNSFKGKVKKLCSFFEAPKSIEESQTHLPSKLKPGQKQPDSEFRVSLLSPDISGPIRLPGTGDRIVVYFTSLRGIRRTYEDCYSVRMIFRGFRVWVDERDVSLDSAYKKELQSVLSGENNGNKNSKNHSNLVTLPQVFIRGKHIGGAETVKHLFETGELAKLLEGFPVQKLGFSFGCDSCGDVRFAPCTNCNGSRKVFDEEEDRVQRCLECNENGLIRCPDCSS